In one Massilia endophytica genomic region, the following are encoded:
- a CDS encoding M1 family metallopeptidase, which yields MRTTFTLRRFAATLALVGMALSAHAQDPLSYARYDQVRTTDLHLDLKADFASKTLSGYAELTLTWIDKSARNLVLDTRQLSISRVQVLKDGRWRPASYMLDKFDAKKGQALRIALPGQPEKVRIYYRTAPTASALQWMTPAQTLSGKRPFMFSQSETINARSWAPVQDTPAVRFTYSARVSAPSGMRVVMSAENDQNGPGKDGWTFRMPQPIPSYLLAIAIGEIGVRNIGPRSAVYAEPKRLDAAAFELADTEKMIAAAEALYGPYRWGRYDMIVLPPSFPIGGMENPRLTFLTPTMIAGDRSLNDLIAHELAHSWSGNLVTNASWKHWWLNEGFTTYVTTRILEVLYGTEVADMNLQVEQEEALASLKEIPAAKQALVPREPDVNPDSYTDEGLAYPKGAWFLRTLEQRAGREAFDPFLRAWFDQHAFQSATTEQFVAFLRANLLSKHPDIMPEAELDEWLHGPGIPATARRVVSSRFAAVDGQRDAWLKGEVQTADLSARGWSAAEWMHFLNDIDRKASTAQLKELDDTFSLRRSSNNEIAFRFYLASVHAGYRVRDELNAFLLSVGRQKFVVPLYTALLQNPNEAAWARSVYAKARPRYHPETQSSVDKQMKK from the coding sequence ATGCGAACAACCTTCACTTTGCGGCGCTTCGCCGCCACGCTGGCACTGGTCGGGATGGCCCTCAGCGCCCACGCGCAGGACCCCCTGAGCTATGCCCGCTACGACCAGGTGCGCACCACCGACCTGCACCTCGACCTGAAGGCGGATTTCGCCAGCAAGACTCTCTCCGGCTACGCCGAACTGACCCTGACCTGGATCGACAAGTCGGCCCGCAACCTGGTGCTCGACACGCGCCAGCTCAGCATCTCCCGCGTGCAGGTCCTGAAGGACGGCCGCTGGCGTCCCGCTTCCTACATGCTGGACAAGTTCGACGCGAAGAAGGGCCAGGCCCTTCGCATCGCCCTTCCGGGCCAGCCCGAAAAGGTCCGCATCTATTACCGCACCGCCCCCACCGCCAGCGCGCTGCAATGGATGACGCCCGCCCAGACCCTGTCCGGCAAGCGCCCCTTCATGTTCAGCCAGTCCGAGACCATCAACGCCCGGTCCTGGGCGCCGGTGCAGGACACGCCCGCCGTGCGCTTCACCTACAGCGCCCGCGTGAGCGCGCCTTCCGGCATGCGCGTTGTGATGAGCGCCGAGAACGACCAGAACGGACCGGGCAAGGACGGCTGGACCTTCCGCATGCCGCAGCCCATTCCATCTTACCTGCTGGCGATTGCCATCGGCGAGATCGGCGTGCGCAATATCGGCCCGCGCTCCGCCGTCTACGCCGAGCCGAAGCGCCTGGACGCCGCCGCCTTCGAGCTGGCGGATACGGAAAAGATGATCGCCGCCGCCGAGGCCCTGTACGGTCCATATCGCTGGGGGCGCTACGACATGATCGTGCTGCCGCCTTCCTTCCCCATCGGCGGCATGGAAAACCCGCGCCTGACCTTCCTCACGCCGACCATGATCGCGGGAGACCGCAGCCTGAACGACCTGATTGCGCATGAACTGGCGCATTCCTGGTCCGGCAACCTCGTGACCAACGCGTCGTGGAAGCACTGGTGGCTGAACGAAGGCTTCACCACCTATGTCACCACGCGCATCCTGGAAGTCCTGTACGGCACGGAAGTGGCGGATATGAACCTGCAGGTGGAACAGGAGGAAGCCCTCGCCTCGCTGAAGGAGATCCCCGCCGCGAAGCAGGCCCTCGTTCCGCGCGAGCCGGACGTGAACCCGGACAGCTATACGGACGAAGGCCTGGCCTATCCGAAAGGCGCCTGGTTCCTGCGCACGCTGGAGCAGCGCGCCGGCCGCGAAGCCTTCGATCCCTTCCTGCGCGCCTGGTTCGACCAGCACGCCTTCCAGTCCGCCACCACCGAGCAGTTCGTGGCCTTCCTGCGCGCCAACCTGCTGTCGAAGCATCCGGACATCATGCCGGAAGCGGAGCTGGATGAATGGCTGCACGGCCCGGGCATCCCGGCAACGGCCAGGCGCGTGGTCTCCAGCCGCTTCGCGGCAGTGGACGGTCAGCGTGACGCCTGGCTGAAAGGCGAAGTGCAGACGGCCGACCTGAGCGCCCGCGGCTGGAGCGCTGCGGAATGGATGCACTTCCTGAACGATATCGACAGGAAGGCCAGCACAGCCCAGCTCAAGGAGCTGGACGACACCTTCAGTCTGCGCCGCAGCAGCAACAACGAGATCGCCTTCCGCTTCTACCTCGCTTCCGTGCATGCGGGCTACCGGGTGCGCGACGAGCTCAATGCCTTCCTGCTCAGCGTTGGGCGCCAGAAGTTCGTGGTGCCGCTCTACACGGCGCTGCTGCAGAATCCAAACGAGGCGGCGTGGGCGCGCTCAGTGTATGCGAAGGCCCGTCCCCGCTACCACCCCGAGACACAGAGCTCGGTAGACAAGCAGATGAAAAAGTAA
- a CDS encoding serine hydrolase: protein MYLKKPLAAMLLFAFAAVGAPAMAAPEGAAAASAVTAPAFDLDADVNKVLKTFDVPGIAIAIVKDGKVVATKGYGVRKLGEAAPVTGKTLFEIASNSKAFTAAALAMLVDEGKLNWDDPVNKHLPGFQMADAYVTNSMTVRDLLTHRSGLGLGAGDLLWWPTTTFSTDEIIDRLRYVKLATSFRNSYAYDNLLYIVAGKIIAQKDGKTWEESMRSRILDPLGMSGTTTSVADMLKAADFSAPHSRINDKISVVKPMPVANAVGAVGINTNAEDIAKWMIALLNEGKLENGKRLFSEAQSREMWTAQTPMKVPNPKGVLAATRPNFNAYGLGFNLRDYRGRKLVMHGGALQGFYSRVLMVPEEKLGVAIFTNAENSGSMNALQWRILDHYMGAAPTDWIKAVADQEAEMHKKELEKQGKAVAARAAKSQPSLPLASYEGDYNDAWYGKVSIKREGKKQVMVFTRTPDLVGELEHFQHDTFIVRWKERNFNADAYVTFSLNPDGSIERMKMAPISSETDFSYDFADLAFTPVKGK, encoded by the coding sequence ATGTACCTGAAAAAGCCTCTCGCAGCGATGCTGCTGTTTGCCTTCGCCGCCGTGGGCGCGCCAGCGATGGCCGCCCCGGAAGGCGCTGCCGCCGCCTCCGCTGTCACGGCGCCGGCCTTCGACCTCGACGCCGACGTCAACAAGGTGCTCAAGACCTTCGACGTGCCCGGCATCGCCATTGCCATCGTCAAGGACGGCAAGGTCGTGGCCACCAAAGGCTACGGCGTGCGCAAGCTGGGCGAGGCGGCTCCCGTCACCGGCAAGACCCTGTTCGAAATCGCCTCGAACTCCAAGGCATTCACCGCAGCCGCCCTGGCCATGCTGGTGGACGAAGGCAAGCTGAATTGGGATGACCCGGTCAACAAGCACCTGCCGGGCTTCCAGATGGCGGATGCCTACGTCACCAATTCCATGACCGTGCGCGACCTGCTGACCCACCGCAGCGGCCTGGGCCTGGGCGCGGGCGACCTGCTGTGGTGGCCCACCACCACCTTCAGCACGGACGAAATCATCGACCGCCTGCGCTACGTGAAGCTGGCCACCAGCTTCCGCAACAGCTACGCCTACGACAACCTGCTCTACATCGTGGCCGGGAAGATCATCGCCCAGAAGGACGGCAAGACCTGGGAAGAGTCCATGCGCTCCCGCATCCTGGATCCGCTGGGCATGAGCGGCACCACCACCAGCGTGGCCGACATGCTGAAGGCGGCGGACTTCTCCGCCCCGCACAGCCGCATCAACGACAAGATCTCCGTCGTGAAGCCCATGCCCGTGGCGAATGCCGTGGGCGCGGTGGGCATCAACACCAATGCGGAAGACATCGCGAAGTGGATGATCGCCCTGCTCAACGAGGGCAAGCTGGAAAACGGCAAGCGCCTGTTCAGCGAAGCGCAGAGCCGCGAGATGTGGACGGCGCAGACGCCGATGAAAGTGCCGAATCCGAAAGGCGTGCTGGCGGCCACGCGGCCCAACTTCAACGCCTATGGCCTGGGCTTCAACCTGCGGGATTACCGCGGCCGCAAGCTCGTGATGCACGGCGGCGCGCTGCAGGGCTTCTACTCGCGCGTGCTGATGGTGCCGGAGGAGAAGCTGGGCGTCGCCATCTTCACCAACGCCGAAAACAGCGGCTCGATGAACGCCCTGCAATGGCGCATCCTCGACCACTATATGGGCGCCGCGCCGACGGACTGGATCAAGGCCGTGGCGGACCAGGAAGCGGAGATGCACAAGAAGGAGCTGGAAAAGCAGGGCAAGGCGGTGGCCGCACGCGCGGCCAAGTCCCAGCCATCGCTGCCGCTGGCCTCCTATGAAGGCGACTACAACGACGCCTGGTACGGCAAGGTAAGCATCAAGCGCGAGGGCAAGAAGCAGGTCATGGTCTTCACCCGCACGCCGGACCTGGTGGGGGAACTGGAACACTTCCAGCACGACACCTTCATCGTGCGCTGGAAGGAGCGCAACTTCAATGCCGACGCCTACGTGACCTTCTCGCTGAACCCGGACGGCAGCATCGAGCGCATGAAAATGGCCCCGATTTCCTCCGAAACCGATTTCAGCTACGACTTCGCGGACCTGGCCTTCACCCCGGTGAAAGGCAAGTAA
- a CDS encoding class I SAM-dependent methyltransferase, producing the protein MKRVFAAALLACSFSGAALADEALKAAIAGSQRTPENVKRDVYRHPYETLTFFGIRPNMTVVELSPGGGWYTEILGPYLKEQGKLIAAGNTPGSSNENVRRGAVRFQQKLDANPAFSKVQLGAFEPAAGVYSYAPRGSADMVLTFRNIHNWTETGEANMKKLFASVYDSLKPGGVFGVVEHRLPASRPAEPDSGYVHEAYVVKLAESVGFKLAGKSEVNANPKDTADHKGGVWALPPTYTNKDTDRAKYQAIGESDRMTLKFVKPK; encoded by the coding sequence ATGAAACGAGTCTTTGCGGCCGCCCTGCTGGCCTGCAGTTTTTCCGGCGCGGCCCTGGCCGACGAGGCGCTGAAGGCAGCCATCGCAGGCAGCCAGCGCACACCGGAGAACGTGAAGCGCGACGTGTACCGCCACCCCTACGAGACCCTGACTTTCTTCGGCATCCGCCCCAATATGACGGTGGTGGAGCTGTCGCCGGGCGGCGGCTGGTATACGGAGATCCTGGGCCCCTACCTGAAGGAGCAGGGCAAGCTGATTGCTGCCGGGAATACGCCGGGTTCGAGCAACGAGAACGTGCGCCGCGGCGCGGTACGTTTCCAGCAGAAGCTCGACGCCAACCCCGCCTTTTCCAAGGTGCAGCTGGGCGCCTTCGAACCCGCGGCAGGCGTCTACAGCTACGCGCCGCGCGGCAGCGCAGACATGGTGCTCACCTTCCGCAACATCCATAACTGGACCGAGACCGGCGAAGCGAACATGAAGAAGCTCTTTGCCAGCGTGTACGACTCGCTGAAGCCGGGCGGCGTGTTCGGGGTGGTGGAGCACCGCCTGCCCGCCTCGCGCCCAGCGGAGCCGGATTCGGGCTATGTGCACGAGGCTTACGTGGTGAAGCTGGCGGAGAGCGTGGGTTTCAAACTGGCCGGCAAGTCGGAGGTGAACGCCAACCCGAAGGATACGGCGGATCACAAGGGAGGCGTGTGGGCGCTGCCGCCGACCTACACGAACAAGGATACCGACCGCGCCAAGTACCAGGCGATCGGCGAAAGCGACCGCATGACGCTGAAGTTCGTAAAACCGAAGTAA
- a CDS encoding TldD/PmbA family protein, producing the protein MERRAFLNFGGLALGGLLLPPFGRAIAAEELLKPADVRFKKMLADTAMGAATQAGASYCDVRIGRYLNQFITTRDLNVENVTNTESAGVGVRVIANGAYGFAATNDMSPDGVAGAARQAVAIAKANAKLQSETVQLAPTPGVGEVSWNTPYTKDWRTVPIKEKAEMLIAGNKAGMEGGASFMQSLLFQVNQQKYFASTDGSYIDQDLHRLWMPFVATAVDKASGKFRSRNGLSTPVGMGYEYLDGRKEDKLKAAGGVTTLYRKSYDLIEDARAAGKQAKAKLTAKSVEPGKYDLVLSPEHMWLTIHESVGHPTELDRVLGYEANYAGTSFVTLDKWQSKKFKYGSDLVNIVADKTEPGSLGAVGYDDEGVKCKRWDIIKDGVLVNYQATRDQAHIIGEKESHGCSYADSWSSVQFQRMPNVSLKPGAKKLTPDEMIKDVKKGIYIVGDGSFSIDQQRYNFQFGGQLFYEIKDGKITRQLEDVAYQANTQEFWNACSAMCDERDWRMGGSFFDGKGQPSQVSVVSHGSSTTRFNGINVINTARKIG; encoded by the coding sequence ATGGAACGACGCGCATTTCTCAATTTCGGCGGTCTTGCCCTCGGCGGCCTGCTGCTCCCCCCATTCGGCCGCGCCATCGCCGCCGAGGAACTGCTCAAGCCCGCCGACGTGAGATTCAAGAAGATGCTGGCCGATACCGCCATGGGCGCCGCCACGCAGGCTGGCGCCAGCTACTGCGACGTGCGCATCGGGCGCTACCTGAACCAGTTCATCACCACGCGCGACCTGAACGTGGAGAATGTCACCAATACCGAGTCGGCGGGCGTGGGCGTGCGCGTGATCGCCAACGGCGCTTACGGCTTCGCGGCCACCAACGACATGTCGCCGGACGGCGTGGCTGGCGCCGCGCGCCAGGCGGTCGCCATCGCCAAGGCGAATGCCAAGCTGCAGTCCGAAACCGTGCAGCTCGCACCAACGCCGGGCGTCGGCGAAGTATCCTGGAACACGCCATACACCAAGGACTGGCGCACGGTGCCTATCAAGGAAAAAGCCGAGATGCTCATCGCGGGCAACAAGGCTGGCATGGAAGGCGGCGCCTCCTTCATGCAGTCGCTGCTCTTCCAGGTGAACCAGCAGAAGTACTTCGCCTCGACGGACGGCTCCTATATCGACCAGGACCTGCACCGCCTCTGGATGCCTTTCGTGGCCACGGCTGTGGACAAGGCGAGCGGCAAGTTCCGCTCGCGGAACGGCCTGTCCACGCCGGTGGGCATGGGCTACGAATACCTGGACGGCCGCAAGGAGGACAAGCTGAAAGCGGCGGGCGGCGTCACCACCCTGTACCGCAAGTCCTACGACCTGATCGAAGATGCGCGCGCCGCAGGCAAGCAGGCCAAGGCCAAGCTCACCGCCAAATCCGTGGAGCCGGGCAAATACGACCTGGTGCTCAGCCCCGAACATATGTGGCTCACCATCCATGAATCCGTGGGCCACCCCACGGAGCTGGACCGCGTTCTCGGCTACGAGGCCAATTACGCGGGCACCAGCTTCGTTACCCTGGACAAGTGGCAGAGCAAGAAGTTCAAGTACGGCTCGGACCTCGTGAACATCGTCGCGGACAAGACCGAACCGGGCTCCCTGGGCGCCGTGGGCTACGACGACGAAGGCGTGAAGTGCAAGCGCTGGGACATCATCAAGGACGGCGTTCTGGTGAATTACCAGGCCACCCGCGACCAGGCGCACATCATCGGCGAGAAGGAATCGCACGGCTGCTCGTACGCGGACAGCTGGAGCAGCGTGCAGTTCCAGCGCATGCCCAATGTCTCCCTCAAGCCCGGTGCGAAGAAGCTCACGCCGGACGAAATGATCAAGGACGTGAAGAAGGGCATCTACATCGTGGGCGACGGCTCGTTCTCCATCGACCAGCAGCGCTACAACTTCCAGTTCGGCGGCCAGCTGTTCTACGAGATCAAGGACGGCAAGATCACCCGCCAGCTGGAAGACGTGGCCTACCAGGCCAACACCCAGGAGTTCTGGAACGCCTGCTCCGCCATGTGCGACGAGCGCGACTGGCGCATGGGAGGCTCCTTCTTCGACGGCAAGGGGCAGCCATCGCAGGTGAGTGTCGTGTCGCACGGCTCGAGCACCACGCGCTTCAACGGCATCAATGTGATCAACACCGCACGCAAGATCGGCTGA
- a CDS encoding TldD/PmbA family protein, which produces MKILNQDETRRISDKVLSLCKADECVVTINGARTGNVRYARNAVSTAGLVEDTQLSVSVAFGKKQGTASINEFDDKSLEKVVRRAEDLARLAPENPEFMPTPDKQAFRASSTFSEKTAAIDPEYRAQVAAYSIEQSRKNKLVAAGFFTDRTSFETVANSRGVFGYQQQTGVDFTCTVRTEDGRGSGWVRRDANDVARFDPRAASDIAIEKALRSVDAKALEPGRYTVILEPAASSDLMAYMFFDFDARSADEGRSFLSKKGGKNRLGDKLFDEQVNIWADPWDKDVPVLPWDSQNLLARERMDLIKDGKVANMNYSQYWAKKQGKRAVGQPGNIIMAGGSKSTEELIAGTKKGILVTRTWYIRMVDPQSVLLTGLTRDGTFYIENGKIKHPIKNFRFNESPVTMLNNIDELGRPEVLSGDESPFQMLIPSIRVRDFNFTSLSDAV; this is translated from the coding sequence ATGAAGATTCTGAATCAGGACGAGACCCGCCGCATCAGCGACAAGGTGCTGTCGCTCTGCAAGGCCGACGAATGCGTGGTGACGATCAACGGCGCCCGCACCGGCAATGTGCGCTATGCGCGCAATGCCGTATCCACGGCGGGCCTGGTGGAGGATACGCAGCTGAGCGTCTCCGTCGCCTTCGGCAAGAAGCAGGGCACGGCGAGCATCAACGAATTCGACGACAAGTCGCTGGAAAAGGTGGTGCGCCGCGCCGAAGACCTGGCCCGCCTGGCGCCGGAGAATCCGGAATTCATGCCCACGCCGGACAAGCAGGCCTTCCGCGCATCGAGCACCTTCAGCGAGAAGACGGCCGCCATCGATCCCGAGTACCGCGCCCAGGTGGCGGCCTACAGCATCGAGCAGAGCCGCAAGAACAAGCTGGTGGCGGCAGGCTTCTTCACCGACCGCACCTCCTTCGAGACCGTGGCCAACTCGCGCGGCGTGTTTGGCTACCAGCAGCAGACCGGCGTGGACTTCACCTGCACCGTTCGCACCGAGGACGGACGCGGCTCCGGATGGGTGAGGCGCGACGCCAACGACGTCGCCCGCTTCGACCCGCGCGCCGCTTCCGATATCGCCATCGAGAAGGCCTTGCGCTCCGTCGATGCCAAGGCGCTGGAGCCGGGCCGCTACACCGTGATCCTGGAGCCCGCCGCATCGTCGGACCTCATGGCCTACATGTTCTTCGACTTCGACGCGCGCAGCGCGGACGAGGGGCGCAGCTTCCTTTCCAAGAAGGGCGGCAAGAACCGCCTGGGCGACAAGCTGTTCGACGAGCAGGTGAACATCTGGGCCGACCCCTGGGACAAGGATGTGCCGGTGCTGCCGTGGGACAGCCAGAACCTGCTGGCGCGCGAACGCATGGACCTCATCAAGGACGGCAAGGTCGCCAACATGAACTACTCGCAGTACTGGGCGAAGAAGCAGGGCAAGCGCGCCGTCGGCCAGCCGGGCAACATCATCATGGCGGGCGGCAGCAAGTCCACCGAGGAGCTGATCGCCGGGACCAAGAAGGGCATTCTCGTCACGCGCACCTGGTATATCCGCATGGTGGACCCGCAGTCCGTGCTGCTCACCGGCCTCACGCGCGACGGCACCTTCTACATCGAGAACGGCAAGATCAAGCATCCGATCAAGAACTTCCGCTTCAACGAAAGCCCCGTGACGATGCTGAACAACATCGATGAACTGGGCCGTCCGGAAGTGCTGTCGGGAGATGAAAGCCCCTTCCAGATGCTGATTCCCTCGATCAGGGTGCGGGACTTCAACTTCACTTCGCTGTCCGACGCGGTTTAA